In the genome of Flavobacterium panacagri, one region contains:
- a CDS encoding DUF7507 domain-containing protein produces the protein MSTKRPSNFRYLLLKKISILLFLISLKITGQSNTITRIHTDWNRNGSGPGYWTSNAATASGNRPTTANNLLAFQWRGKTFSTGVDDPKLTANSVSFDPQRYRALKIQTLASSTETYFLQGSMIDGSASGTTLMPAIAGSSASGAELAARLTDGENGLSLGTGIANIARGTAEFKIGTNNLNLAGINDDIPDILVTQVASPGGTADIFKFVDASGNTVGNEISVNFSSVTVIGTYSLDLFRASNGAPAFVPGDNREIRMLGIETNSFGINSANASQVDRFVVVFSGNSDCAFIAVNTKSLKIAELSMIKKATLSSCGKAGDVITYNFDIKNTGEVPITNISVSDPMPGMVFSSNFISSLAVGATATITATYTVTADDVTAGRIVNSATVTGTDPALNIVTDISGDDYSNNIPTTTILLAPPTISATHNATCPTLGSIDLSNLPASGTWQITQTGHANATYNGTGSTFSVPNLAVGSYSFRVSIGGCNSPATSSVSVGDDSSTTWNGSSWSNGVPGLTRRAIINSAATQPFTANTTACSLLINVPNGASDPNVIIPEGVTLTITNEVTSNGKLVFESGASLVQTTNAINTGEIVYKRKISVRRYDLTYWSMPVTRTGFSMHEFSPGTLGDKYYTYDPSGGWTIDYNGITPMVIGKGYSIRAPQNYDINVKADFIGTFTGIPNNGNIPAAVVSGKWNLIGNPYPSAISADKFTADNPGIGALYFWAHVNLPIQSTTDQYLYYKDDFVVYNSLGSTTTGSSNAFQGYIGATQGFIVKAPAATVNFNNDQRRASHNGQFYKTDQSAAVEKNRVWLNFTNASGTFKQILVGYATGATNTTDIDFDAVSMGSNPDIDFYSINNSKKLSIQGRALPFVNSDLIPLGYMLSTAGDYTVAIDHADGLFGSGQDVFLEDKTTGKITNLRLADYTFNSAAGTFNSRFVLRYTNTTLGTDDFENISDGIIVSVKNKIVRISSSKELINDVTIYNILGQEIFSKKKINSTDLEIPNLQTGNQVLLVKTALQNGYISTKKIINQ, from the coding sequence ATGAGCACAAAAAGGCCATCGAATTTTCGTTATTTATTATTAAAAAAAATTAGCATTCTCCTTTTTTTAATATCCTTAAAAATTACAGGTCAAAGCAATACTATTACCCGAATCCATACCGATTGGAACAGAAATGGATCTGGGCCTGGATACTGGACCTCTAACGCAGCAACTGCCTCAGGAAATCGCCCAACTACTGCTAACAATTTATTAGCATTTCAATGGAGAGGCAAAACTTTCTCAACGGGTGTAGATGATCCAAAGTTAACCGCAAATTCTGTTTCTTTTGACCCTCAACGATACAGAGCTTTAAAGATTCAAACTTTAGCCTCTAGCACTGAAACTTATTTTTTACAGGGTTCCATGATTGATGGATCAGCTTCTGGAACAACTTTAATGCCCGCTATAGCAGGAAGCAGCGCATCAGGTGCAGAACTTGCTGCCCGACTTACTGATGGAGAAAACGGATTAAGTTTAGGAACCGGTATTGCCAATATTGCCCGTGGTACTGCTGAGTTCAAAATAGGAACAAACAATTTAAACTTAGCTGGAATAAATGATGATATTCCGGATATATTAGTAACACAAGTTGCATCTCCTGGCGGAACAGCAGACATCTTCAAGTTTGTCGATGCTTCTGGTAATACAGTGGGTAATGAAATTTCTGTGAATTTCAGTTCTGTTACAGTAATTGGAACTTATAGTTTAGATCTATTTAGAGCGAGTAATGGAGCTCCAGCCTTTGTTCCAGGAGACAATCGAGAAATTAGAATGTTGGGTATTGAGACCAATTCGTTTGGAATTAATAGTGCAAATGCATCTCAAGTAGATCGTTTCGTGGTTGTTTTTTCTGGAAATTCAGATTGTGCATTCATTGCTGTAAATACTAAATCGCTAAAAATTGCCGAATTAAGCATGATTAAAAAAGCCACATTATCATCTTGTGGTAAAGCTGGCGATGTCATTACTTATAATTTTGATATTAAAAACACCGGAGAAGTACCTATTACCAATATCAGCGTTTCTGATCCTATGCCAGGAATGGTATTCTCAAGTAATTTTATTTCAAGTTTAGCAGTCGGTGCAACAGCTACTATAACTGCAACATATACTGTTACTGCCGATGATGTAACCGCAGGTCGAATAGTAAACTCAGCTACAGTGACCGGAACAGACCCTGCATTAAATATTGTAACAGATATCTCTGGAGATGATTATAGCAATAATATCCCAACCACAACAATTTTATTAGCGCCGCCTACAATAAGCGCTACCCACAATGCAACTTGTCCAACGTTAGGAAGTATCGATTTAAGCAATCTCCCTGCTTCGGGAACTTGGCAGATAACACAGACTGGTCATGCTAACGCTACTTATAACGGTACAGGATCTACTTTTAGCGTACCTAATCTGGCTGTTGGATCTTATTCATTTAGGGTAAGTATTGGTGGTTGCAATTCACCTGCAACATCCAGTGTGAGTGTAGGAGATGATTCTTCTACCACATGGAATGGATCAAGCTGGTCAAACGGCGTACCAGGACTAACACGAAGAGCTATAATAAACTCAGCAGCAACACAGCCTTTTACTGCCAATACTACAGCATGCTCTTTACTTATTAATGTTCCTAACGGTGCATCAGATCCAAATGTTATAATCCCAGAAGGTGTCACTTTAACGATTACTAATGAAGTAACTTCAAACGGAAAACTGGTTTTTGAAAGCGGTGCAAGTTTAGTGCAGACTACAAATGCCATAAACACAGGAGAGATTGTTTATAAAAGAAAAATCTCTGTACGCCGTTACGATTTAACCTACTGGTCAATGCCGGTGACCAGAACAGGTTTCAGCATGCATGAATTCTCTCCGGGCACTTTAGGAGATAAGTATTACACTTATGATCCTAGCGGCGGCTGGACAATTGACTACAACGGAATAACTCCGATGGTGATAGGAAAGGGATACAGCATCAGGGCTCCGCAGAATTACGATATCAATGTGAAAGCTGATTTTATTGGGACTTTTACAGGTATTCCAAATAACGGGAATATTCCGGCTGCTGTTGTAAGCGGCAAATGGAATTTAATCGGTAACCCTTATCCGTCAGCGATCAGCGCAGACAAGTTCACAGCGGATAATCCGGGTATCGGAGCGCTTTATTTCTGGGCACACGTAAATCTTCCAATCCAGTCTACTACAGATCAGTATTTATATTATAAAGATGATTTTGTAGTTTATAATAGTTTAGGCTCGACAACAACAGGCAGCTCAAATGCATTTCAGGGGTATATCGGCGCCACCCAGGGATTCATCGTGAAAGCTCCTGCGGCAACAGTAAACTTTAACAATGACCAGAGAAGAGCTTCCCATAACGGACAGTTTTACAAAACAGACCAGTCGGCAGCTGTGGAAAAAAACCGTGTATGGCTGAATTTCACCAATGCCTCAGGAACCTTCAAGCAGATTCTGGTTGGATATGCGACCGGGGCTACCAATACAACCGATATTGATTTTGATGCTGTATCTATGGGATCAAATCCTGATATTGATTTTTACAGTATCAACAATTCTAAAAAACTGAGCATCCAGGGGCGTGCGCTTCCTTTTGTGAACAGTGATTTAATACCATTAGGATATATGCTTTCAACAGCGGGAGATTATACTGTAGCTATTGACCACGCCGATGGATTATTCGGCAGCGGACAGGATGTATTCTTAGAAGATAAAACGACTGGAAAAATAACCAACCTTCGTCTGGCCGATTACACATTCAACTCGGCGGCAGGAACATTCAACAGCCGTTTTGTGCTTCGTTATACTAATACCACATTAGGAACCGATGATTTTGAAAATATTTCAGATGGAATAATCGTTTCGGTCAAAAATAAAATAGTGCGCATTTCTTCTTCAAAAGAATTAATTAATGATGTAACTATTTATAATATATTAGGTCAGGAAATTTTCAGTAAGAAAAAGATCAATAGTACTGATTTAGAAATTCCTAATTTGCAGACAGGAAATCAAGTTTTATTAGTAAAAACAGCGCTTCAAAACGGATATATTTCAACAAAAAAAATAATCAATCAATAG
- a CDS encoding RNA polymerase sigma factor codes for MYMDNHDDQQDLFQEIVCQLWKSYETFRNESQFSTWMYRVAVNTAIVFLRKEKRKVDKYEIASENIKDDEGDSHIKESQLDHFYKAVQKLEKIDKAIIFYQLEGFSHKEIGENLGISEGNARVKLNRAKEKLKEIIKNQGYGF; via the coding sequence ATGTACATGGACAATCATGACGATCAGCAGGATCTGTTTCAGGAAATTGTCTGCCAGCTTTGGAAATCGTATGAAACATTTCGAAACGAAAGCCAGTTTTCGACTTGGATGTATCGTGTGGCTGTTAATACAGCGATTGTTTTCCTGCGAAAAGAAAAACGAAAGGTGGACAAATACGAAATTGCTTCGGAGAATATTAAAGATGATGAGGGGGATTCGCATATAAAAGAAAGCCAGCTGGATCATTTTTATAAAGCGGTTCAAAAGCTCGAAAAAATTGATAAAGCCATTATTTTTTATCAATTGGAAGGTTTCTCCCATAAAGAAATTGGCGAAAATCTTGGGATTTCTGAAGGGAATGCCAGAGTAAAATTAAACAGAGCAAAAGAAAAACTAAAAGAAATAATTAAAAATCAAGGATATGGATTTTAA
- a CDS encoding TraB/GumN family protein, whose translation MKNLFTSAIAAIALVFSGTVEAQKKTTKLENSLLWEVSGNGLTKPSYLYGTIHSICPTDYFLSEKTKKAFQKSEKLIVEINFSDPNELTDAQNLAVSSVPLSKKLAPEQFSKLDAILQKSTGLKAQQVDNYSLATVMSLISMKTFDCETLKSYESDFMEMAKNEDKSIMGFETVKSQISMLSNAYSDSELIAMLNNLSKEETKKMIQDYKNENLLNLYGDIAGENAMSKVAKKWILDDRNKNWVNKMSGLMKNESLFVAVGSGHLAGDEGVINLLRKTGYIVKPIMN comes from the coding sequence ATGAAAAACTTATTTACATCAGCAATCGCAGCAATCGCCTTAGTTTTTAGTGGAACAGTAGAGGCACAGAAAAAAACAACGAAACTTGAAAATTCTCTTTTATGGGAAGTCTCAGGAAACGGATTAACAAAACCATCTTACTTATATGGAACAATTCATTCTATTTGTCCAACAGATTATTTTTTATCAGAAAAAACGAAGAAAGCATTTCAAAAATCAGAAAAATTAATTGTGGAAATCAATTTTTCTGACCCAAATGAACTTACAGATGCTCAAAATTTAGCAGTATCTTCAGTGCCTTTAAGTAAAAAATTAGCGCCAGAACAATTCTCAAAATTAGATGCGATTTTACAAAAATCTACAGGGTTAAAAGCGCAGCAAGTTGATAATTACAGTTTGGCAACAGTAATGAGTTTAATTTCGATGAAAACATTTGATTGCGAAACTTTAAAATCATATGAATCGGATTTTATGGAGATGGCAAAAAACGAAGATAAAAGTATTATGGGTTTTGAAACGGTAAAAAGCCAAATTAGTATGTTGTCAAATGCTTATTCCGATTCTGAACTGATTGCAATGCTTAACAATTTAAGCAAAGAAGAAACCAAGAAAATGATTCAGGATTATAAGAATGAAAACTTGCTTAATCTTTACGGCGATATAGCAGGAGAAAATGCAATGAGTAAAGTTGCTAAAAAGTGGATACTTGATGATAGAAATAAAAATTGGGTTAATAAAATGTCTGGACTAATGAAAAATGAAAGTTTATTTGTGGCAGTTGGATCAGGACATTTGGCAGGAGATGAAGGAGTTATTAATTTGTTAAGAAAAACAGGGTATATTGTAAAACCAATAATGAATTAG
- a CDS encoding DUF2975 domain-containing protein, which translates to MKNNNKLVTVLYIISRLSFRVCQLSLLFALIFECIPDGNLGSYSPTVHHSRGYQIKTQIQLTIPDTTIIYKDKGMFGLTSKSKNSEFNGTFNGIKNDKKLEKNYQINNFEVYNFNNEDYKIKKEFYNIDPQASDNLNVIINPKNYFFKAILFAQTYLSLLLALFISYQLMRLFKQLRTNFAFDQLLNKRIRNIGYSFIAFQIITILISKIITQYLSTIRYYHYIPSIGNSEFHFMSLSTYVEYNWQMLFLGLCLIVLAKLLSYGYDLQNENELTI; encoded by the coding sequence ATGAAAAACAACAACAAATTAGTTACTGTACTTTATATTATCTCGCGATTAAGTTTTCGCGTTTGCCAGCTTTCTTTACTATTTGCCTTAATTTTTGAATGTATTCCAGATGGCAATTTAGGAAGCTATAGCCCCACAGTGCATCATTCAAGAGGATACCAAATAAAAACCCAAATACAATTAACTATTCCAGACACCACTATTATTTACAAAGACAAAGGGATGTTTGGATTAACTTCAAAATCAAAGAATTCAGAATTCAATGGTACTTTTAACGGAATAAAAAACGATAAGAAACTAGAAAAAAACTATCAGATCAATAATTTTGAGGTTTATAATTTCAACAATGAAGATTATAAAATTAAAAAGGAATTTTACAATATAGATCCTCAAGCTTCAGATAATTTAAATGTCATTATTAATCCCAAAAATTACTTTTTTAAAGCTATTTTATTTGCACAAACCTATTTGTCATTGCTTTTAGCATTATTTATCAGCTATCAGCTTATGAGGTTGTTTAAACAGCTAAGAACTAACTTTGCATTTGACCAATTACTAAACAAGAGAATTCGAAACATAGGATATTCGTTTATAGCATTTCAAATTATCACCATCTTGATCAGCAAAATAATAACTCAATATTTATCAACTATAAGATATTATCATTACATTCCATCAATTGGAAATTCAGAATTTCATTTTATGAGTCTCAGCACTTATGTTGAGTACAACTGGCAAATGCTTTTTCTAGGCCTTTGTTTAATAGTTTTGGCAAAATTATTAAGCTATGGATATGATCTTCAAAACGAAAACGAATTAACAATATAA
- a CDS encoding helix-turn-helix domain-containing protein — protein sequence MPIIVNLDVMLAKRKMRSNELAERIGITTANLSILKTGKAKAIRFSTLELICEILECQPGDIMEYVKEDE from the coding sequence ATGCCCATCATTGTAAATCTTGACGTAATGCTTGCTAAAAGAAAAATGCGATCCAATGAATTAGCAGAACGGATCGGCATTACAACGGCAAATCTTTCTATTTTGAAAACTGGAAAAGCAAAAGCGATTCGGTTTTCAACTTTAGAGCTGATCTGTGAAATTCTAGAATGTCAGCCCGGAGATATTATGGAATATGTAAAGGAAGACGAATAG
- a CDS encoding NAD(P)-dependent oxidoreductase codes for MKSKSKIAVLGGGGKTGNYIVNQLLMEGFSIKLLLRNPEKIEIENDKIEIIKGDALHFENIKSLLKDSDAVLSTIGQRKDEPLVASEVTNHILKAMNEFGIDRYVLLAGLNIDTPFDKKSPKTIMATDWMKSNFPIIQEDRQKAYRLLEESNVNWTQVRVPFIEFTDNSSEIKVNLEDCIGDRITALDISKFMIKEMMESKYSRKSPFISNL; via the coding sequence ATGAAAAGTAAATCAAAAATCGCTGTTCTTGGCGGTGGTGGAAAAACTGGAAATTATATTGTAAACCAGTTATTAATGGAGGGATTTAGTATAAAACTTCTGCTTAGAAACCCTGAAAAAATCGAAATAGAGAATGATAAAATTGAAATCATCAAAGGGGATGCTCTCCATTTTGAAAACATAAAATCGTTATTAAAAGATTCCGATGCTGTTTTGAGTACTATCGGTCAAAGAAAAGACGAACCTTTAGTGGCAAGTGAAGTAACCAATCATATTTTGAAAGCAATGAATGAATTCGGAATTGATCGCTATGTTTTACTGGCAGGCCTGAATATTGATACTCCTTTTGATAAGAAAAGCCCAAAAACGATTATGGCAACAGATTGGATGAAATCTAATTTTCCAATTATTCAGGAAGATCGTCAAAAAGCATATCGACTTTTAGAAGAAAGCAATGTCAATTGGACACAAGTTCGTGTTCCTTTTATTGAATTTACGGACAATAGTTCTGAAATAAAGGTTAATCTGGAAGATTGTATAGGAGATAGAATTACTGCTTTAGATATTTCAAAGTTTATGATTAAAGAAATGATGGAATCTAAATACAGTAGAAAATCGCCATTTATTAGTAATCTATAA
- a CDS encoding FoF1 ATP synthase subunit delta/epsilon, translating to MILEIVSPEAKLFSGEVTSVTLPGVDGSFQILNHHAPIVSILEKGTIKIAAPSFSFSKEAADQFTKVNDQTYTLEIKSGTIEMKNNKIIVLVD from the coding sequence ATGATTTTAGAAATAGTATCACCAGAAGCTAAATTATTTTCAGGAGAAGTAACTTCGGTTACTTTGCCAGGAGTTGATGGAAGCTTTCAGATTTTGAATCATCACGCGCCGATTGTTTCTATCTTAGAAAAAGGAACAATTAAAATTGCAGCTCCAAGCTTCAGTTTTTCTAAGGAAGCAGCGGATCAATTCACGAAAGTAAATGACCAAACCTATACTTTAGAGATTAAGTCAGGAACTATCGAAATGAAAAACAATAAAATAATTGTTTTAGTTGATTAA
- the atpD gene encoding F0F1 ATP synthase subunit beta → MSKVIGKVAQIIGPVVDVVFNGKDVELPKIYDSLEVTKKDGTILVLEVQSHIGENTVRTISMDSTDGLSRGYEVVGTGNPIQMPIGPDVYGRLFNVVGDAIDGLGDLPKTGENGLPIHRQAPKFEDLSTSSEVLFTGIKVIDLIEPYAKGGKIGLFGGAGVGKTVLIQELINNIAKGHGGLSVFAGVGERTREGNDLLREMLESGIIKYGEDFMHSMENGGWDLSKVDMPGMRESKATFVFGQMNEPPGARARVALSGLSIAEYFRDGAGSDQGKDVLFFVDNIFRFTQAGSEVSALLGRMPSAVGYQPTLATEMGAMQERITSTNKGSITSVQAVYVPADDLTDPAPATTFAHLDATTVLSRKIAELGIYPAVDPLDSTSRILTPHILGDEHYNCAQRVKEILQKYKQLQDIIAILGMEELSEEDKLSVSRARRVQRFLSQPFHVAEQFTGIPGVLVDIKDTIKGFNMIIDGELDHLPEAAFNLKGSIQDAIEAGEKMLAEA, encoded by the coding sequence ATGTCAAAAGTAATAGGAAAAGTTGCTCAAATCATTGGACCAGTAGTAGACGTAGTTTTCAACGGTAAAGATGTTGAACTTCCAAAAATTTATGATTCTCTAGAAGTCACTAAAAAAGATGGAACTATTTTAGTTCTAGAAGTACAATCTCATATTGGTGAAAACACTGTTCGTACCATTTCTATGGATTCAACAGATGGTTTAAGCAGAGGATATGAGGTAGTTGGAACTGGAAATCCAATCCAAATGCCAATAGGTCCAGACGTATATGGACGTTTATTTAATGTTGTTGGAGATGCCATTGACGGTTTAGGTGATTTACCAAAAACTGGAGAAAACGGTTTGCCAATTCACAGACAAGCTCCAAAATTCGAAGATTTATCAACTTCATCTGAAGTTTTATTTACAGGTATCAAAGTAATCGATTTGATCGAGCCTTACGCAAAAGGAGGTAAAATTGGATTGTTCGGTGGTGCTGGTGTTGGTAAAACAGTATTGATTCAGGAGTTGATCAACAATATTGCAAAAGGTCACGGTGGACTTTCAGTATTCGCTGGAGTAGGTGAAAGAACACGTGAAGGAAATGACTTGCTTCGTGAGATGTTAGAGTCAGGAATTATTAAATATGGTGAAGATTTCATGCACTCTATGGAAAATGGAGGATGGGATTTGTCTAAAGTAGATATGCCAGGAATGAGAGAGTCTAAAGCTACTTTCGTTTTTGGACAAATGAATGAGCCACCTGGAGCTCGTGCACGTGTGGCACTTTCAGGATTATCTATCGCTGAGTATTTCCGTGATGGAGCTGGATCTGATCAAGGAAAAGATGTATTATTCTTCGTTGATAACATCTTCCGTTTTACTCAAGCAGGTTCTGAGGTATCAGCACTTTTAGGACGTATGCCATCTGCGGTAGGTTACCAACCAACATTAGCAACTGAGATGGGTGCAATGCAAGAGCGTATTACATCTACAAATAAAGGATCTATTACATCTGTACAGGCGGTTTACGTTCCTGCGGATGACTTAACTGACCCGGCGCCGGCTACAACTTTCGCGCACTTAGATGCTACAACTGTATTGTCTCGTAAAATTGCTGAGTTAGGTATCTATCCAGCGGTTGACCCGTTAGATTCTACTTCAAGAATTTTGACTCCTCATATTTTAGGTGATGAGCATTACAACTGTGCACAAAGAGTTAAAGAAATTCTTCAAAAATACAAACAATTACAAGATATTATCGCGATTCTTGGTATGGAAGAGTTATCTGAAGAAGATAAATTATCTGTTTCTAGAGCACGTCGTGTACAACGTTTCTTGTCTCAGCCATTCCACGTTGCGGAGCAGTTTACAGGTATCCCAGGTGTATTAGTTGATATTAAAGATACTATCAAAGGATTTAACATGATTATCGATGGTGAGTTAGACCACCTTCCAGAAGCAGCTTTCAACTTGAAAGGATCTATTCAAGATGCAATTGAAGCTGGAGAGAAAATGTTAGCTGAAGCATAA
- a CDS encoding G-D-S-L family lipolytic protein, whose product MKKNIKWLLLVSLTIMASCNNDDNDAPVEVPIVPGSAVFTKYIALGDSFAAGYSDNALFKKGQENSYPNILSQQFAAAGGGAFTQPLMNDNIGGLLLGGNVIAGTRLYFDGPTQTPVNVTGKPTTEVTAHLTGSFNNLGVPGAKSFHLVAANYGNVAGVAAGASNPYFARFASTSSATVLADALAQDPTFFSLFIGGNDVLAYATSGGTGKDQTGNVNPATYGSNDITDPSVFASVYGNLVTALTAKGAKGVVANLPYITALPHFTTVPYNPLTAKVIGKNNEAVGVATIKALNAQLYGPLKQALTAFSAGDRINLLSETGASPLLIKDETLTNLSAQLTAAFTPTLGAQNAAFYGAVFGQARQAKSTDLVVLTTRADIGTAPTAANSGIGIAPPAPLNAFGISYPLQDKHILIPTEIAEVKKATDAYNVTIEAVAKEKGLAFVDTKATLTQLANGGIRFGNFTMSSSFATGGAFSLDGVHPSARGYGLIANIFIDAINAKYSSTLRHVDLGIYPIQYPATLP is encoded by the coding sequence ATGAAAAAAAATATAAAATGGCTGCTTTTGGTTTCTTTAACCATTATGGCTTCGTGTAATAATGATGATAATGATGCGCCTGTTGAAGTGCCAATTGTTCCGGGCTCAGCAGTTTTTACAAAATATATTGCTTTAGGAGACTCTTTTGCGGCTGGTTATAGCGATAATGCACTGTTTAAAAAAGGACAGGAGAATTCCTATCCAAATATTTTGTCTCAGCAATTTGCTGCAGCTGGAGGAGGGGCTTTCACACAGCCACTTATGAACGATAATATTGGCGGTTTATTGCTAGGGGGAAATGTAATCGCTGGTACACGTTTGTATTTTGATGGTCCAACTCAGACGCCTGTAAATGTAACAGGAAAACCAACTACAGAAGTTACGGCTCATTTAACAGGTTCATTTAATAATTTAGGTGTTCCAGGAGCAAAAAGTTTTCACTTAGTGGCTGCAAATTATGGTAATGTTGCTGGTGTTGCGGCTGGTGCATCAAATCCTTATTTTGCAAGATTCGCCAGTACATCTTCAGCAACCGTTTTGGCTGATGCTCTGGCTCAGGATCCAACTTTTTTCTCTTTGTTTATTGGAGGAAATGATGTTTTAGCATATGCAACTTCTGGAGGAACAGGAAAAGATCAAACAGGAAATGTAAATCCGGCTACTTATGGAAGTAATGATATTACAGATCCATCGGTTTTTGCATCAGTATACGGTAATTTAGTTACTGCTTTAACGGCAAAAGGAGCAAAAGGAGTTGTGGCAAATTTACCATACATTACAGCTTTGCCTCATTTTACAACGGTTCCTTATAATCCTTTAACAGCTAAAGTTATAGGGAAGAATAATGAAGCTGTGGGTGTTGCGACTATAAAAGCACTTAATGCACAGTTGTATGGTCCGTTGAAACAAGCGCTTACTGCTTTTAGTGCTGGTGATAGAATTAATCTGCTTTCTGAAACAGGAGCAAGCCCTTTGTTGATTAAAGATGAAACTTTGACTAACTTATCTGCGCAATTAACCGCTGCGTTTACACCTACATTAGGAGCGCAGAACGCTGCTTTTTATGGTGCTGTTTTTGGACAGGCTAGACAAGCTAAATCTACTGATTTAGTAGTGTTGACAACCAGGGCAGATATTGGTACAGCTCCAACAGCGGCAAATTCAGGAATTGGAATTGCTCCGCCGGCACCTTTAAATGCATTTGGAATATCGTATCCTCTACAAGATAAACATATATTAATTCCAACTGAAATTGCAGAGGTTAAAAAAGCGACCGATGCTTATAATGTGACAATTGAAGCCGTTGCTAAAGAAAAAGGATTGGCATTTGTCGATACGAAGGCAACTTTAACGCAATTGGCAAATGGAGGAATTAGGTTTGGGAATTTTACAATGAGTTCTTCTTTTGCAACAGGTGGTGCTTTTTCTTTAGATGGAGTACATCCAAGTGCTAGAGGGTATGGTTTGATAGCTAACATCTTTATAGATGCTATCAATGCGAAATATAGTTCGACACTGCGTCATGTTGATTTAGGAATTTATCCAATCCAATATCCGGCTACTCTGCCATAA